CTGATTTCTGAGGCCAGTTCCATTCACAAATCGTACTGTCCATTCGTACATTAATACGTACAACATTGTGGCTCTTGGATTGGAGTAACTGGCAAGGCATGGGTCCATTGCCATGATTGCAACTGTACACTCAGCAAGACACGTGTCGACGCGACGGCGTCCTCTGCTCCGGCTCTGGTCTGGCTGAAGTCTCAGATAGTGTGTAGTGTAGTCTAcaatttacatattttaataAGGTCATTGatgacagagactccaaccccaagcaccttctgatctggagattctcccgcctgaaaccccttgCAAACGGGAGACCCAAgtttacatgtatcttttgtatGTGTGCGAAGCGTGAAGTTCCTATGGTTATAgatctagatgctctctggtgctatctaaggcttatttttgcaacatacgatagcaataagtaagaaatcctttctaACGGGAGACATTGAGcgagggcgggagaaattatgtctcaaacgggagaacgggagattttgcaaaagtgggttttcggcgggagatctcccgtcgaaaacgggagagttggagtctctgttatGACTGTCATGTCCATGGACCATGCCATGTCCAACACATCGCATCGACACTGTTTTGTACATTGACACCAACAGCAACACCCCTCTACATGCTCTTATGTCACACAAAGTCACCATTCAGTAGGCCTAACACGTtacaagtaggccctacatttaaTACTacaattgtattaaaaaaaaaattaataacagGTAAAACTGATGATTTATTCTCTATATGACCTCATCATAAACCTTTCTCTTTCATGCAGTTTGTGATGGAAACAACTCGCAAATTTATGGATAAAGCCATGTaattttatatgttttttgGTATCTTCCATCTGGTGACCGGATGAGGGAGAGTATGACCGTCGATTCACTGGCATGCAGTTTGATGCAAGTGTTAATGCACCTGCATCAGTTGACCGACAAGTATATcgaattccgcgaaaaacttctcatttataataatgacatttgctgggtcagtttttcgctTCTTAGACAGACACCATTGATACATACGCTATTGCGACGGTTTCAACCGTTTTGGTTAACGCAACTTCGACCCATTTCCCCCCACACAAAAAtggttgttattattttttccagcttggttttcaaaccaatctggaaaaaatatatacaggatTAATCAGTAAACATTTTGACTCGCCTCTTCCACTGTTTCCTCCTGTTTTCTGGTTGTTTCCTCCACTTCTTTGCCGCGCTTCCCAATTCATCGCCTCctttgtttgaaaaatgaccGCACGAacgtctatggcaagccaaatgctcattCACAGTATATTACGAAGTTAAATTTAGCGCTCGAACAACTTACTAGTACTTTAGTCAATAAACATAAGTGTACCGATATTGTGATTGTAtggagcatttggcttgccatagacgtTCGTGcggtcatttttcaaatgaaGGGATAGCCTCTTACTGTTGTGACGCCTTCCCATAGCTTTTAACATCAAACTTTAATAATGACCATGCGTAACTTGAGAACAGCTGGATCATAATTCTCCGAATCGTGCAAAATGTTGAAGACTTCAATGATATTTGCATGAGCATGTTTACTACTAGCCCTAGGGATGGATTTTCCAAAGACTTTAGTCTCTCAGAATATGTATGACAAAGATCTAACTTCAGTCTTTCAGATACCAACTTGGTCACTGATCTCTGAACCAATTCAAGGTTTTTTGCATCACTCTTAGTCTTTGTAAAGCTCATTCCATGCCTACAATTGTAAGAACAATATTCTGAAATGGgtctggaaaaaacaaaaaatgcaaagtgaagttttgaaatacaaatagatgtcaaatttttcaacaaacttggcaagtatCATTGGCAGTGTGATGGAACAAATAGACACCATGTCCCCAGCAGGCCCCCACTTATCCCCAAATCCCTCAAAGTCTGCTGAGCTATTTATTGGTGATACATGATCTTACAAACTAAAGTGTTGAACATGTCTTGAAAATTTGATACTGTACATGGTTGTATCCCTGCAGAACCAGGAAATTCACGAAGAGGACGAGGACTCCGGAGTGGTATACATCTCTCACATTCCTCATGGGTTCTATGAGCCACAGATGAGGAAGTTTTTCTCACAGTTTGGGCATATCAAGAGACTGCGTCTGAGCCGTAGTAAAAAGGTACATCCCGTGTCCGTGCATGAATGACACACACTCATTACACCTTCACCTAATTTTCTTAATATGACAAGTAATCTTTTTCTTAAAGAAGAACTGTGTAATCATGTGGCAGAAAATTTGGGGCTAGGGGCCTGGTTTTAGATTACAGTGTACTCAAGGAGATTACCATTGTAGATAACAATGCAGAACATCTATATGGTAAACAAAGCAAGGTCGATTTTTGATAGGTAGAAAAAATATGTAGGAATAAGTGATGATTAAAGATAAACCGAagcaaaataaatgacattgtTATTAATGAACACAAAGACAGTTCTCAAGGAGTACACTTTTGATAAATGTACGCGAAAGGATTATATGTTTACGTAGAACGTCTCGTCCACTTCATACCCACAAATAcaaatctgtaaaaaaaaaaaaaagactttagaAGTGAAGATTGTTCAAGGTGTGTAAAAGAATGTTTGTAATAGGTTCCTTTCCTCTTACTCTCTCAGAGTGGAAGATCCAAGGGCTATGCCTACATCGAGTTTGAATTCAGCGAGGTCGCCAAGGTGGTAGCAGAGACGATGCACAACTACCTCATGTACCAGAAACTTTTGAAATGTGAGTAGACGTGACAGTCACCTACCAAATACTACATGTGCTGATGAGTAAAGGCATTATTGTGGAGTAGGTAGTTGCAGAGGTCAACTTACTAAACCGGCAAATCAATGACTTTTTGACTTGTGTGCTGTGCCTCAGTTTCAGCTTGTTATTCTCACATTCTTTTTGTaatttatatttttacaaaccTTAAGCATGAGGGCAGTTACATTTCTCAAGAAAACGGGCCACAGTTGTAGTTGAAGTGTGCAACAGGCATATGAAAATAGCTGCTTTGGGACTGTAGGATGACCATAATGCTTTAGTTCTCCATAAAGCTAATAATGATGAAGGGTCTACATGTGTACATGCACTTGAATGTATCCTCTACTTGAAGAGTCCAAGGTTCAAGAATGTTTTTCCTTCCACTTTGTGAACATATAAGATCATGTCCTTAACATGAGTCATAAATGAAATGCTTCTGTTGGGCAAGTTTTAAGAGAAAAGTATTTCATATTTGTACATGCTGCATTGATACAATATCGGTTAATCTTGACAGCACTTTGACTTTTGCTTTAACAGAGGATGTCTGTCTCATAATCTCAGTGACTTTATGAACAGCTGCATAACTGCATGACCCTTTTTGTGGGCAAGTTTTACTTGTGTTCTTTAAAGATGAATTGCTTGattcattttgttattgttgccACAAACAGCTACCATAAACGCCCAATATTTACCGAAGTCCTAACATGGGCGGTAGCAGCTTTCATTAATAGCTAGTTTTAGTACTTCAGTTGTCACCAACTTTCAAACATTTGAGAGCAGAACTCTGTCAGATGTTGTGAGTTGTATCTATTCCAAGTAATCACTTGAGGCTCAACAATTTCCTGTATTTTTAAAGTGTTGATGGTGTTTAAAGCACATATATGACCatccagctcaaaacccacaaaaagtagaTCTGGATTCTTTGTAGTTGACCAAAAAATGCCATTTGGGTTGACCAAGATAAACTTTTAaagcaatgctgcacactggcactggtttGATGATCCAGGTCCAGTGAAAATTGCTGTCAGACCAATACATTTTTTaagaatggaccagtaaaaagaaaatagaagaagCTGGGTACCTCCTGGTGCGACAGACatgttggaccagtagaaaaaaatgtgttggtGTGCAGCCCTGTTTAAAGTTTGTCTTAAGTGTCAAAATTTGGCTGCTTATTAAAAAATAAACCTCAAATCAAGATAATCTGatattagcagtttttctagtCCATATTTGGCAGTCACATAGGCATTGCCACTACTTCTGTGCCTGTAAACTGTCTGGTTTGTTGCCTTATATGACATTTTGCTACTAATTTTGATAAAAGGTTTTTACGTGCCAAAGGAAAAGCTTCACCCGGAGACGTTCAAAGGTTGCTTTCGCCGGTTTAAAAAGCCGCGACGACGAGAGATCGCAGCCGACAGGAACAATCGTCTCCTCGGGAGCAGCAATGAGCACATTCTGGTGAGCCAGAAGAGGAGGGTGGAGAACCTGAAGAAGAAGCAGGAAAAGTTGGCCAGACTGGGCATTGATTTCAAGATTGACGATGTGgtaaatatgtttgtgtgtgcattcatttgtttgttttatgcttATGTGGCATGGCCGCTTGGGAAGCCcgaaaaaggacaagttcacccaaaTATTTCAGTatattgagtgaatgcagcaatatttgtagaacataTCAATGAAGTTTTGAAGAAATCGATGCCATTGCTGAAATCCTTTACAGCAGTGTAGTGAACCAGGAaatctgaatttgaattttctAGTAATAATATGAAGAAGTAAACCCACTCtgaatgtactgtatgtgttgGAACATAATGATTTGACCTGTGTGTGGCAGATTTTTActtagaaaagaaataaaaacacaaagtgGAAAGTAGCAAGCacaaatcaaattgaaatgtTTTTGCCAGTGAAGTCATAGTCACAGAGATGCCAACTCTCCCGCCTATGACGGGAGATCTCCTGCCGAAAGCTAATTTtcgcaaaatctcccgttctcgcTTGAAATGATCTTTCTCCCGCCCAAACACCTTATTGAAACCTGGGATTAAATTTTCATATCAAGGGGATCCAAGGTCTAGCGCAATAAGAACCTATTTGGTCGAGCGTCAACACTGCGATCGAAGAGCAAGATATATATGGGATAGATGCTCTGCCGCCTACTGCCCCCTCCCATCCCCCACCTACGTATGtacctacatacatacaattataTGTACATACCTCCTACAGTCGATCATAAAACGCATGCACAGAATGCtggtacagtatgtacatgtacatgcggGATCGATACGGTGCCTCTGTGCGCTTTTATAATCTGGTGCGtcgcacacatcaagttggagtctcccgttttcTAGGGGTTTCAGGCAGTAGGATCTCgcgatcagaaggtgcttggggttggagtctctgtagtCAGGTGGCAAAAAGGACTGGCAAGAGTAGACTGTTTCAATTGAAGTTGTATTTGCTCTTTTTTATCTGTCGAATTTGCTCAAATCTTCACTGTTCAGTAACTTTTCAGTTACTGCCTGTATGCACTTTGAATATCTCCATGTGGTGTGTACTTGTATCTTTCAGTAACCAGGCAACCATTGTTTCTTCAGGTTAAACCATATCCTCTTGTAGCACATGGAATCTTGTTTTGTGTTTCAAAATAAGTGCAATGTAACCCAAAACTTGTTCCTGTAAAAACAATTTTTAACGCTGGACCATGTATTAAagacatattttgtttgtttttaattccatgtaATCAGGACATGAATTACTGGAACaaatggcatgcaaaaatatttgcatgcttgtATTTTCATGCTGGCTTCTGGTTGTACGAAATGCGCAAAACTTTTCACactgcaaaaatgtccacttttacagttgtATGTACAAGACGACCACTTGGTAACACCTACTCTGAGAATCTAATGTGCTCTCTCTTGCTATATCATTGTCTCAGGACAAAGAATGGGAGAGACTGAAAGAAGCCAAGCCAGAGGAACCCAAGCCCAAGCAAGGAGTCAAGAAACTGACCAAAGCCAAGGGACGCACCACAGCAGCTTCTGGCAAGAAGCAGAGCAGAAAACGGGGGGCAAAAAAGCCATCACAGAAGAAATCAGCGAAAGGCGACAGTGCAAGCAAGACAGGAGGAAAACCTACGAGAGCAGCAGAAGTGGGGTCAGAAGGTCAAAGGGTGGGGGCAGCCAAGGTAAAGACAGCAGACGGTGAAGATGGAGTCATGGAGAATATGTCAGGTAAGAAGGTGACTGAGAAAAGATCGAAGAGTGCCAAAGGAACACCAAAGGCTGCCAAAGTGACACCAAAGGCTGCCAAAGCAACACCAAAGGCTGCCAAGGTAACACCAAAGGCCACCAAAGCTACACCAGAGGCCACCAAAGCAACACCGAAGGCAGCCAAAGCCAAGGGGAAATCAACTGCAGCTGAAGGCGCCGTCACACCGAAAGTGTCAGGCAGCAAGCTGGCCAAGAAGGTTTCAAAAAGTGCTAAAATGCCATCAAAGGCAGCAAAGAAAAGGACCAAGAGATTGTCAGTTTGATTTCAAAGTGGAGGGAAACCATTTTATGGACAGCAACTTAACAAGCTCTCCAGTGTTTGCCTTTACCTGTCAACTGAAGCCAAGGAATTTCcatcacattttgtatgttttggaAAGAGCtgttgaatgaaatttttgaaaggaaatgaaatacattcatCAGGTGTAAAGCATAtcttctgggccccatttcataaaagatgttccGATAGCAAATTTTGCTGGACTGGCAACTTCTCATGGCAACATCTAATCAGGAAGCCGGGTTCTTGTCTTAAACATGACAGTTGCCGTTATACaatgaaaccccgttataacgaggtccgtgggaccggcgatattacctcgttataaccggtacctcgttataaccgtatgcatcaaaaacaaagaaaaacataagcacgacgtcataatatacccaacaatgaaagttaagaacatcctttgcgttgttattacacaattatggatcattattatcgagagaataaagggaaattatttgtgaattaggcgAAAATGTCGGGGTTGAAATaggataattctttatttttcttccgaaaatctcttcgcataatTCGTGCACGTTATGTTCTTGAGAagaataggcctatatcatattaaaatcacattgtataaaatgcgttgtttaccgtaacttgcgaggtatttttacgctgttggtgtcaagcgggaatgcgatcatttcatgaatcatttcggctgtattcttatacaatgtatgatcgttgcgcccgaaaggattaaaatgcgttgtttattttcttccgaaaatctcttcgcgttttgtacatccgttcttgaaaaataagcgacaggattgaatttagatGGTTGCGATCCTTTACGCAGATCTGTTCCTCATAGAccaatttgaaagaaagaaaatcttcattgtgaaatgcgttgttttaaaattgtgataatgaacaaacccagatctattcaaattgttaaatgcgtttgttt
The DNA window shown above is from Diadema setosum chromosome 14, eeDiaSeto1, whole genome shotgun sequence and carries:
- the LOC140238017 gene encoding uncharacterized protein, coding for MASIKPRKRGESPGLNALDAEMRRSFSTKMRKLKLQNQEIHEEDEDSGVVYISHIPHGFYEPQMRKFFSQFGHIKRLRLSRSKKSGRSKGYAYIEFEFSEVAKVVAETMHNYLMYQKLLKCFYVPKEKLHPETFKGCFRRFKKPRRREIAADRNNRLLGSSNEHILVSQKRRVENLKKKQEKLARLGIDFKIDDVDKEWERLKEAKPEEPKPKQGVKKLTKAKGRTTAASGKKQSRKRGAKKPSQKKSAKGDSASKTGGKPTRAAEVGSEGQRVGAAKVKTADGEDGVMENMSGKKVTEKRSKSAKGTPKAAKVTPKAAKATPKAAKVTPKATKATPEATKATPKAAKAKGKSTAAEGAVTPKVSGSKLAKKVSKSAKMPSKAAKKRTKRLSV